The following are encoded together in the Hugenholtzia roseola DSM 9546 genome:
- the lptC gene encoding LPS export ABC transporter periplasmic protein LptC, whose amino-acid sequence MTKQEFSQNLTLLPRPQPVVLTSGNSFLFVLFNIQMMTRFFSKKITPFAIVFLLLMAACQEEEPPQERQKYDGAKVVFENINTLYSEQANLKIKIEAASESVLQNDDILYPKGIRVSMYDEKGLVTTTLISDSARYEKMRKLYHAFGNVEVINYEQKQKVNADELHWDENKREFFTDTRIVITTPYENLYGIGMRSNDKFSKYKILKTTGSFTYQERTEGLSATDSVLKAESSAEKALKEQTEQQQPSRDIKQTEKDSPKLKMEQNK is encoded by the coding sequence TTGACAAAGCAAGAATTTTCGCAGAACTTAACATTATTGCCCCGACCGCAGCCCGTTGTTTTGACCAGCGGCAATAGTTTTCTTTTTGTTTTGTTTAATATACAAATGATGACGCGCTTTTTTTCTAAAAAAATAACGCCTTTTGCGATTGTATTTTTGTTGCTAATGGCTGCCTGCCAAGAGGAAGAGCCGCCACAGGAGCGTCAGAAGTACGACGGGGCGAAAGTGGTTTTCGAAAACATCAATACCCTTTATAGCGAGCAGGCGAATCTTAAAATCAAGATTGAGGCGGCTTCGGAAAGCGTCTTGCAAAACGACGACATTCTCTATCCAAAGGGGATTCGGGTGAGCATGTATGACGAAAAGGGGCTGGTTACGACTACGCTTATTTCCGATTCGGCGCGTTATGAAAAGATGCGCAAACTCTATCATGCCTTTGGCAATGTAGAGGTCATCAATTACGAGCAAAAGCAAAAAGTCAATGCCGACGAATTGCATTGGGACGAAAACAAGCGCGAATTTTTTACCGATACACGCATTGTCATCACTACGCCCTACGAAAATCTCTACGGGATAGGCATGCGCTCAAATGATAAGTTTAGCAAGTATAAGATTTTGAAAACCACAGGCAGTTTTACATATCAAGAACGCACCGAAGGACTTTCCGCTACCGATAGCGTCTTGAAGGCAGAAAGCAGTGCTGAAAAAGCTCTCAAAGAGCAGACAGAGCAGCAGCAACCTTCTCGCGACATCAAACAGACCGAAAAAGATTCGCCCAAATTGAAAATGGAGCAAAATAAATAA
- a CDS encoding DUF1573 domain-containing protein yields MFFILKDRKNGKDNFLKNRGLSLYLMLLGLLFVGSSCEKTPFSETEPSPTLELKSNFAAKIEVDSLYTVGDIRIGRTQNLTFTLTNKGGNELRLGAVGVDNGSYQVVKGFDKQTLKKGERTTFTIQFTAQKGGWNATNVAFFSNDDQNLVFQFKIRFFVREAPELTTFGEIDFPEGINNFDFNDGDRLGTLFRVTMPVNDPNKVIDPTTIELVLQARFSATSNQVDEVVKRGFELSFSPDMKTVSYTFAARFGISTHIDLTAWFRLPTGEESNKVTVRFERPAGAN; encoded by the coding sequence ATGTTTTTTATTTTGAAAGATAGAAAAAATGGAAAAGATAACTTCTTGAAAAACAGAGGCTTGTCTTTGTATTTGATGCTATTGGGTTTGCTTTTTGTGGGTAGTAGTTGCGAAAAAACGCCTTTTTCCGAAACAGAACCTTCGCCTACGCTCGAACTCAAAAGTAATTTTGCTGCTAAGATTGAAGTGGATTCACTTTATACAGTCGGCGATATTAGAATTGGCAGGACGCAAAATCTGACTTTTACCCTGACTAATAAGGGTGGAAACGAATTGCGCTTGGGAGCGGTAGGCGTTGATAATGGCTCTTATCAAGTGGTGAAAGGTTTTGACAAACAGACCCTCAAAAAAGGCGAGCGCACCACTTTTACGATACAATTTACGGCACAAAAAGGCGGCTGGAACGCGACTAATGTTGCCTTTTTTAGCAATGACGACCAAAATTTGGTATTTCAGTTCAAAATTCGTTTTTTTGTACGCGAAGCCCCCGAACTGACCACTTTTGGGGAAATAGATTTTCCCGAAGGCATCAATAACTTTGATTTTAACGACGGCGACAGGCTTGGGACGCTTTTCCGCGTAACCATGCCCGTCAATGACCCCAATAAGGTCATTGACCCGACGACGATAGAGTTGGTCTTGCAGGCGCGATTTTCGGCTACTTCAAATCAGGTAGATGAAGTGGTCAAGCGTGGCTTTGAGCTATCTTTTAGCCCCGATATGAAAACGGTGAGCTATACCTTTGCCGCGCGTTTTGGCATTAGCACCCACATAGACCTGACGGCTTGGTTTCGCCTACCCACAGGGGAGGAATCGAATAAGGTTACGGTGCGATTCGAGCGTCCCGCAGGGGCAAATTAG
- a CDS encoding Na/Pi symporter, translating to MTQNRPPSPSVASPRQTLQHILGQVAAIIGIFFLFLLSIETMVGTLRLFSHQAAREVFALTNNPFVSIFIGLLVTSIVQSSSTTTSLTVALVASDTLQISQAVPIILGANVGTTLTSTLISLGHISSKKEFRRAIAAGSLHDLFNICALIIIFPIEYYTHFLSKGAEILVRHLPFTAGDNPNLEGNYLVRHLSNWIVENSKDYPFFLLLGAILFLFFSLRSFSKILEYSMLKQGIGTKKMESETQQGESNPALLEVLFGNKWKSFFSGLLLTSAIQSSSVTTSLIVPLVAKGRVNLGVAFPFIIGANIGTTITGLLAALFKSETALVIAFVHILFNIFGGLLFLFVPFLKMLPLYLSEKLGELAQENRLFGFVYILVIFFVLPFFLIYWTS from the coding sequence TTGACTCAAAATCGCCCACCGTCGCCTTCCGTTGCCTCCCCTCGCCAAACGCTTCAACACATCTTGGGACAAGTGGCTGCCATTATTGGTATCTTCTTCCTCTTTTTATTGAGCATAGAAACGATGGTTGGAACGCTGCGTCTTTTTAGTCATCAGGCGGCGCGTGAGGTTTTTGCTTTGACAAATAATCCATTTGTTAGTATTTTTATTGGGCTATTGGTTACTTCTATTGTGCAAAGTAGCTCTACGACTACCTCCCTGACTGTGGCATTGGTAGCTTCGGATACGCTTCAAATTTCGCAAGCTGTTCCTATTATTTTGGGTGCAAATGTGGGAACAACCCTGACCAGCACCCTGATTTCTTTGGGGCATATTTCGAGCAAAAAAGAATTTAGACGCGCCATTGCTGCGGGTTCGCTGCACGATTTATTTAATATTTGCGCTCTTATTATCATTTTTCCGATAGAATATTACACGCATTTTCTTAGCAAAGGTGCGGAAATTTTGGTGCGCCACCTTCCTTTTACAGCAGGCGACAATCCCAACTTAGAAGGCAATTATTTGGTGCGCCACCTTTCTAATTGGATAGTAGAAAATAGCAAGGACTATCCCTTCTTCCTGCTATTGGGTGCGATTTTGTTTTTGTTTTTCTCCTTGCGCTCTTTTTCCAAAATTTTGGAATACTCGATGCTCAAACAGGGTATCGGAACAAAAAAAATGGAAAGCGAAACCCAACAAGGAGAATCAAACCCTGCCCTTTTGGAAGTTTTGTTTGGCAATAAGTGGAAATCTTTTTTTTCGGGTCTTTTGCTCACGAGTGCCATTCAGTCGAGTTCGGTAACGACTTCGCTCATTGTGCCTTTGGTAGCGAAAGGGCGCGTCAATTTGGGGGTTGCCTTTCCTTTTATTATCGGTGCAAATATCGGCACAACCATAACAGGCTTATTAGCAGCCCTTTTCAAATCGGAAACGGCGTTGGTTATCGCCTTTGTGCATATCCTTTTCAATATTTTTGGCGGACTTCTTTTTCTTTTTGTACCCTTTTTAAAGATGCTACCGCTGTACTTATCCGAAAAGTTAGGCGAATTGGCGCAGGAAAATCGCCTTTTTGGGTTTGTGTATATTTTGGTCATCTTTTTCGTTTTGCCGTTTTTCTTGATATATTGGACTTCCTAA
- a CDS encoding helix-turn-helix transcriptional regulator, with translation MPPTKLAFFRYLLIDEMLRSRSRPFPTKEEILEACNEKFGVNSISTIEKDMAAMRLDFDAPIYYDKRQKGYAYQDPEYKFLSVNLSEDEMLALSFVETLLGEFRNMPIFSLFSVAVDKVLDGLELTKKLHTEKRHLQQAIQIEQAPYLKGSDKLGDLLRYIAEQKVIEVSYQKYGSESTKDYLVHPYLLKEFRNMWYLIGYHEASGEVRTFGIDRITQVLPQEKDFLPQEKVNFDAESFYFYCIGVTALSEKPAEIRLRFEPFLANYVKAQPLHHTQEIIEDDEQKGCLLRLRLIINHELKMLILGYGAGVCVEAPASLAAEIRREFEKGVAQYATKN, from the coding sequence ATGCCGCCTACCAAACTTGCCTTTTTTCGTTATTTGCTCATTGATGAAATGTTGCGTAGCAGAAGCCGTCCTTTTCCCACCAAAGAGGAGATTTTAGAAGCCTGCAATGAGAAATTTGGGGTCAATTCTATCTCTACCATCGAAAAAGACATGGCTGCCATGCGTCTGGATTTTGACGCGCCTATTTATTACGACAAAAGGCAAAAAGGCTACGCCTATCAAGACCCTGAATATAAATTTCTTTCGGTAAATCTTTCCGAAGATGAAATGCTCGCGCTTAGTTTTGTCGAAACCTTATTGGGCGAATTTCGCAATATGCCCATTTTTAGCCTCTTTTCTGTGGCGGTAGATAAGGTATTAGATGGCTTAGAACTGACCAAAAAATTGCATACCGAAAAGCGGCATTTGCAGCAAGCTATTCAGATAGAGCAAGCTCCTTATTTGAAGGGCAGCGATAAGTTAGGCGATTTGTTGCGCTATATTGCCGAGCAAAAGGTAATCGAGGTGAGTTATCAAAAGTATGGCAGCGAAAGCACAAAAGATTATTTGGTACACCCTTATTTGCTCAAAGAGTTTCGCAATATGTGGTATCTGATAGGCTATCACGAGGCAAGTGGCGAGGTGCGTACCTTTGGCATAGATAGAATTACACAAGTGCTGCCCCAAGAAAAAGACTTTCTACCCCAAGAAAAAGTCAATTTTGATGCAGAAAGTTTTTATTTCTATTGCATTGGCGTAACGGCATTGAGCGAAAAACCTGCCGAAATACGTTTGCGCTTCGAGCCTTTTTTGGCGAACTATGTCAAGGCGCAGCCGCTGCATCATACCCAAGAAATTATAGAAGACGACGAGCAGAAGGGCTGCCTTTTGCGTTTGCGTCTTATCATCAATCACGAATTGAAGATGCTCATTTTGGGTTATGGCGCAGGGGTCTGTGTGGAAGCTCCTGCAAGTTTGGCGGCTGAAATTAGGCGCGAATTTGAAAAAGGCGTGGCGCAGTATGCTACCAAAAATTAG
- a CDS encoding sigma-54-dependent transcriptional regulator: protein MYEFERILIVDDNEDVLFALKLLLKKYAKEVLMEMNPKRIPFLMNQHPYDVILLDMNFSRDTTSGKEGFEWLAAILERQPQAAVVMITAYGSIETAVLALKAGATDFVLKPWDNKKIVETLRAAKAQKQAQGQNKAAAPKRNESLSDDFEPENDTTTSESGQTKDPLSYLIGESEAMKQVTTILKKVATTDANILILGENGTGKEVIAQAIHALSSRKKSPFVSVDMGAITETLFESELFGHKKGAFTDAKEDRIGRFEAAHKGTLFLDEIGNLSLPLQTKLLTALQKREIIRVGTNKAISVDIRLVCATNMPLYEMVRQNEFRQDLLYRINTIEIKLPPLRERGRDVLLLAQHFIKIYTKKYQMPLKKLGSEAQKKLLNYHFPGNVRELQHAIERAIIMSEEDTLQAGDFLFLVEQEEANDLDIQDYNLENVEKLVIQKAISKHGGNISHAAKALGLTRAALYRRLEKYGL from the coding sequence ATGTACGAATTTGAAAGAATCCTTATCGTCGATGATAATGAAGATGTGCTTTTTGCACTCAAACTGCTCCTAAAAAAATACGCCAAAGAGGTCTTGATGGAAATGAACCCCAAGCGGATTCCATTTTTAATGAACCAGCACCCCTACGATGTCATTCTTTTGGATATGAATTTTAGCCGCGACACGACCAGCGGCAAAGAAGGCTTCGAATGGTTAGCCGCCATTTTAGAACGCCAGCCGCAAGCTGCCGTCGTGATGATAACCGCTTACGGAAGCATCGAAACGGCGGTTTTGGCTCTAAAAGCAGGTGCAACCGACTTTGTACTCAAACCTTGGGACAACAAAAAAATCGTCGAGACCCTACGCGCCGCCAAAGCCCAAAAACAGGCACAGGGACAAAACAAAGCCGCCGCGCCCAAGCGCAACGAAAGCCTTTCTGATGACTTTGAACCTGAAAACGACACCACTACAAGCGAGAGCGGTCAGACAAAAGACCCACTTTCCTACCTTATCGGCGAAAGTGAGGCTATGAAACAGGTTACAACGATTTTGAAGAAAGTAGCGACCACAGATGCCAACATTCTGATTTTAGGCGAAAATGGCACAGGAAAGGAAGTCATTGCACAGGCAATACACGCTCTTTCGAGCCGCAAAAAATCGCCCTTCGTCAGTGTGGATATGGGTGCAATTACCGAAACGCTCTTTGAGTCGGAACTTTTCGGACACAAAAAAGGAGCTTTCACAGATGCCAAAGAAGACCGTATCGGGCGTTTTGAAGCCGCCCACAAAGGGACGCTCTTTTTAGATGAAATCGGCAACCTTTCCCTACCCCTTCAAACCAAACTGCTTACGGCACTGCAAAAAAGGGAGATTATTCGTGTAGGGACAAATAAAGCCATTTCAGTAGATATTCGCTTGGTCTGCGCTACCAATATGCCCCTTTATGAGATGGTGCGCCAAAATGAATTTCGCCAAGATTTGCTTTATCGCATCAATACCATCGAAATAAAATTGCCCCCCCTGCGCGAAAGAGGGCGCGATGTCTTGCTTTTGGCACAGCATTTTATCAAAATTTATACAAAAAAATACCAAATGCCGCTTAAAAAATTGGGCAGCGAAGCGCAAAAAAAGCTACTCAACTATCACTTTCCGGGCAATGTTCGCGAGCTACAACACGCCATCGAACGCGCCATCATCATGAGCGAAGAAGACACCCTACAAGCAGGCGATTTCCTCTTTTTGGTAGAGCAAGAAGAAGCAAACGATTTAGACATTCAAGACTACAACTTGGAAAATGTAGAGAAATTAGTCATTCAAAAAGCCATCAGCAAGCATGGAGGCAATATCTCACACGCCGCCAAAGCCTTAGGGCTGACGCGTGCCGCCCTTTACCGCCGTTTGGAGAAGTATGGGCTTTAA
- the ribD gene encoding bifunctional diaminohydroxyphosphoribosylaminopyrimidine deaminase/5-amino-6-(5-phosphoribosylamino)uracil reductase RibD, translating to MQNSYMQYALELARLGKGSVSPNPLVGAVLVHQDQVIGAGYHAQYGQAHAEVAAFEAAQQHLEKEGKSQVQIAEIFRASTLYVTLEPCAHFGKTPPCADLVVKKQVQKVVVATLDDNPLVGGKGIERIRAAGIEVEIGIEAQAARWQNRRFFKMITQKTPYLVLKWAQSKDGFLAPLAQKKAERLQISSAFSRYMVHQWRAEEDAILIGKNTALYDNPTLDVRYARGKNPLRIVVDRKCELPAELKVFDGSVPTIVYHDLQYAYSENIKNKFDFIEKNKPFPIKTVALSLLYPDQKEAQHDNIETNDKNKTEKKAWQAILTDLGQRNIQSLLVEGGAKILTSLIETELADEIRLFEAKELRLGSGISAPAWAALDGFDLKESYDFSTDKLYFFVRKQS from the coding sequence ATGCAAAATTCTTACATGCAATATGCACTCGAATTGGCGCGATTAGGCAAAGGTAGTGTAAGTCCGAATCCCTTAGTAGGGGCGGTTTTGGTGCATCAAGACCAGGTAATCGGGGCGGGCTACCACGCCCAATATGGGCAGGCACATGCCGAAGTTGCCGCCTTCGAAGCCGCGCAGCAGCATTTAGAAAAAGAGGGGAAAAGTCAAGTCCAAATCGCCGAAATTTTCAGAGCCTCTACCCTTTATGTAACCTTAGAACCTTGCGCTCATTTTGGAAAAACGCCTCCTTGTGCTGATTTGGTAGTGAAAAAGCAGGTGCAAAAGGTGGTAGTCGCTACCTTAGACGACAATCCTTTGGTAGGCGGTAAGGGCATCGAGCGGATAAGGGCGGCAGGAATTGAGGTAGAAATTGGAATAGAAGCGCAGGCGGCAAGGTGGCAAAATCGCCGTTTTTTCAAGATGATAACACAAAAAACGCCTTATCTTGTCTTGAAATGGGCGCAAAGCAAAGATGGCTTTTTAGCACCTTTGGCACAAAAAAAGGCAGAACGCCTGCAAATTAGCAGTGCTTTTTCGCGCTATATGGTACATCAGTGGCGTGCCGAAGAAGATGCCATTTTGATAGGTAAAAATACAGCCCTTTACGACAATCCTACCCTCGATGTGCGCTATGCAAGGGGCAAAAATCCGCTTCGAATTGTTGTCGATAGAAAATGTGAGCTACCTGCCGAATTAAAAGTTTTTGATGGAAGTGTGCCTACGATAGTGTATCACGATTTACAATATGCTTATTCAGAAAATATAAAAAACAAATTTGATTTCATAGAAAAAAATAAGCCTTTTCCCATCAAAACAGTCGCGCTTTCGCTTTTGTACCCTGACCAGAAGGAAGCCCAACATGACAATATTGAAACAAACGACAAAAATAAAACAGAAAAAAAGGCTTGGCAGGCAATTTTAACCGATTTAGGGCAGCGCAACATTCAATCTCTTTTAGTAGAAGGAGGGGCGAAAATCCTAACTTCGCTGATAGAAACCGAATTGGCAGATGAAATTCGCCTTTTCGAGGCTAAGGAATTGCGTTTGGGAAGTGGTATTTCCGCACCTGCATGGGCGGCTCTCGATGGCTTTGATTTGAAAGAAAGCTATGATTTTTCCACTGATAAATTATATTTTTTTGTGCGAAAGCAAAGCTAA
- a CDS encoding tetratricopeptide repeat protein, which translates to MKKMLEKQNIFIGDRIPNRQMFVLGWLFLLLPLSFLPTSKAQLPNLDSLLRVEDTVSVDSLKLKNLYVIGKVYQHKDSIVLSNAYFNKTYQMAIEKKMPLFEGLALRELGANEYGLGNYANALTWYMKSYEILDKNNFKKQKSICLQQIGKLHEVQTNYKIALDYYQKALEIEKELKDDNSLSYAYNNMGNILGLLKDYEKAVEFQMESIKIREKIPNNPNLTYSYNDLASLYTTQQQPEKALPYFEKAISLAEKYEDFGFLVFGYTNLGECYAQMKKWNLAQQQAEKGLALAKKLQSKQGIGFALAVLMQIEKELKNYEQAFAYQEAYILYKDSLFNEESLKSISKLETNFQIESQKKQNEILKKDLELKEKKEAAQKNLILFASVGLLLLGVVVVILYRNNQLKRKANHILIEKNEEINLQNEEIRIQSEMLLEANEEINKKNEDITGSIKYALRIQQALLPTEKSIIENFKDGFVLYQPKDIVSGDFYWWHSTPEWAVVVAADCTGHGVPGAFMSMIGSNLLDEIVKQQQIFEPHLILEKLHSRVFEVLKQNQTQNQDGMDAAVCTFFPKTNALHFAGAKSPLIWVGKGGLQKLKGDKMPIGGSHYPERRNFTLQSLQLEQGDMVYLHSDGFADQFGGRENRKFLSQNLYQLLSQNADLPLSQQKERLKKAFHDWKGRENQIDDVMVLGLQFV; encoded by the coding sequence ATGAAAAAGATGCTGGAAAAACAAAACATATTTATTGGCGATAGGATACCAAACAGACAGATGTTTGTCTTAGGTTGGCTTTTTTTACTACTGCCGCTATCCTTTCTGCCCACTTCAAAAGCCCAACTTCCTAATTTGGATAGCCTTTTGAGAGTGGAAGATACCGTTTCGGTGGATAGTTTGAAACTGAAAAATCTTTACGTTATCGGAAAAGTGTATCAGCACAAGGATAGTATTGTCCTTTCAAACGCCTACTTTAATAAGACCTACCAAATGGCTATCGAGAAAAAGATGCCGCTCTTCGAAGGTTTAGCTTTGCGCGAATTGGGCGCAAATGAGTATGGTTTAGGCAATTACGCCAACGCTCTGACTTGGTATATGAAAAGTTATGAAATTTTAGATAAAAACAACTTTAAAAAACAAAAATCCATCTGTTTGCAGCAAATAGGAAAGTTGCATGAAGTGCAGACTAATTACAAAATAGCCTTAGATTATTACCAAAAAGCCTTAGAAATTGAAAAAGAATTGAAAGATGATAATTCACTTTCCTATGCCTACAACAACATGGGCAATATCTTGGGGCTTTTGAAAGACTATGAAAAGGCGGTTGAATTTCAGATGGAATCTATCAAAATTAGAGAAAAAATCCCCAACAATCCAAATCTAACTTATTCCTACAACGATTTGGCTTCTCTTTATACAACCCAACAGCAACCCGAAAAAGCTCTACCTTATTTTGAAAAAGCAATCAGTTTGGCAGAAAAATATGAAGATTTTGGTTTTTTGGTCTTTGGTTATACCAATTTGGGGGAGTGTTATGCCCAGATGAAAAAGTGGAATTTGGCACAGCAGCAAGCGGAAAAAGGCTTGGCTTTGGCAAAAAAGCTGCAAAGCAAGCAGGGAATTGGCTTTGCGCTTGCCGTTTTGATGCAAATAGAAAAGGAGCTAAAAAATTATGAGCAGGCTTTTGCTTATCAAGAGGCGTACATTCTTTACAAAGATAGCTTATTTAATGAAGAGTCGCTTAAATCTATTTCCAAATTAGAAACCAACTTTCAAATAGAATCGCAGAAAAAACAAAATGAAATTCTGAAAAAAGACCTCGAATTGAAAGAAAAAAAGGAAGCAGCCCAGAAAAATTTGATTCTTTTTGCCTCCGTAGGGTTGCTTTTGTTAGGCGTAGTGGTTGTGATTTTGTATAGAAACAATCAACTAAAAAGAAAGGCGAATCATATCTTGATAGAAAAAAATGAGGAAATCAATTTGCAGAACGAAGAAATCCGAATTCAGTCGGAAATGCTCTTGGAAGCAAACGAGGAAATCAATAAAAAGAACGAAGACATCACGGGCAGTATCAAATATGCCTTGCGGATTCAGCAGGCTCTTTTGCCCACAGAAAAAAGCATCATAGAAAATTTCAAAGATGGATTTGTACTTTATCAGCCCAAAGATATTGTTTCTGGCGACTTCTACTGGTGGCATAGCACGCCTGAATGGGCGGTCGTTGTGGCGGCAGATTGCACAGGTCATGGCGTGCCGGGTGCTTTTATGTCTATGATAGGCTCGAATTTATTAGACGAAATCGTAAAACAACAACAGATTTTCGAGCCGCATCTGATTTTAGAAAAGCTCCATAGCCGCGTCTTTGAAGTTTTGAAACAAAATCAAACCCAAAATCAAGATGGCATGGACGCTGCCGTCTGCACCTTCTTTCCAAAAACTAACGCGCTGCATTTTGCAGGTGCAAAAAGTCCCTTGATTTGGGTAGGAAAGGGCGGATTGCAAAAGTTGAAAGGCGATAAAATGCCTATCGGGGGTAGCCACTATCCTGAAAGGCGCAATTTTACGCTGCAAAGTTTGCAGTTGGAGCAGGGCGATATGGTCTATCTACATTCTGACGGTTTTGCCGACCAATTTGGGGGGCGCGAAAATAGAAAGTTTTTAAGCCAAAATTTATATCAATTATTATCTCAAAATGCAGACCTGCCCCTTTCCCAACAGAAAGAACGCCTCAAAAAAGCCTTTCACGATTGGAAGGGCAGAGAAAATCAGATAGATGATGTAATGGTTTTGGGTCTTCAATTTGTTTAA
- a CDS encoding zinc dependent phospholipase C family protein, with protein MKKKTHHDTKNDKHPHFNSAKRKVKKNLGSHLGLLPIFLVLFQCFFLSEAKAWGFFTHKRINRVAVFLLPPEMLGFYKAHIQFLTENAVNPDRRRYAVEGEAPRHYIDLDVYGERAYETVPHKWKDAVEKYSEDTLLAYGIVPWHIEKMVYRLTEAMRNKDSDRILLLSADLGHYIGDGNVPLHTTVNYNGHMTGQSGIHGFWESRLPELFFEEYDLFFDLGAEYESDPLERAWTAVTKAHIALDSVFRFERELTQEMGEDQKWSFETRGNITTKVYSVPFSRAYHDRLDGQVERQLRASIKMTADLWYTCWINAGKPDLKSLIPKGFSPEMEKEIEEEMKLWREKKIKSREHEGSSQTVPYFFKSPTPFPLPYAPTLPLLPNRSWQVVIFSDKTQLMQA; from the coding sequence ATGAAAAAAAAGACGCATCACGACACAAAAAACGACAAGCACCCTCATTTTAACAGTGCTAAAAGAAAAGTGAAAAAAAATTTGGGTAGCCACTTGGGACTGCTGCCTATCTTTTTGGTACTTTTTCAATGCTTTTTCCTATCCGAAGCGAAGGCATGGGGCTTTTTCACACACAAGCGCATCAATCGTGTGGCGGTCTTTTTGTTGCCGCCCGAAATGTTGGGTTTTTACAAAGCGCATATCCAATTTCTGACCGAAAACGCCGTCAATCCCGACCGCCGCCGCTACGCCGTAGAAGGGGAAGCACCGCGCCACTACATCGATTTGGACGTGTATGGCGAGCGTGCCTATGAAACTGTGCCGCATAAATGGAAAGATGCCGTAGAAAAATACAGCGAAGATACACTTTTGGCGTATGGAATTGTGCCTTGGCATATCGAAAAGATGGTCTATCGCCTTACCGAAGCCATGCGCAATAAAGATAGCGATAGGATTTTGCTGCTTTCGGCAGATTTGGGGCATTATATCGGCGATGGCAACGTGCCACTGCATACCACAGTCAATTACAACGGACACATGACGGGGCAGTCGGGTATTCATGGCTTTTGGGAATCGCGCCTACCCGAACTTTTTTTCGAGGAATATGATTTGTTTTTCGATTTGGGGGCAGAATACGAATCCGACCCCTTAGAACGCGCTTGGACAGCCGTAACAAAAGCGCATATTGCCTTAGATTCCGTCTTCCGCTTCGAGCGCGAACTAACGCAAGAAATGGGCGAAGACCAAAAATGGAGCTTCGAAACGCGCGGCAATATCACCACAAAAGTCTATTCTGTGCCTTTTTCACGCGCCTATCACGATAGGCTCGATGGGCAGGTAGAACGCCAACTTCGCGCTTCTATCAAAATGACGGCAGACCTTTGGTACACCTGCTGGATAAATGCAGGAAAACCCGACCTCAAATCGCTCATTCCCAAAGGTTTTAGCCCCGAAATGGAAAAGGAAATAGAGGAGGAAATGAAACTTTGGCGCGAAAAGAAAATCAAGAGTCGCGAACACGAAGGCAGCAGCCAAACTGTGCCTTATTTTTTCAAATCCCCCACGCCTTTTCCCCTACCCTACGCACCTACGCTTCCGCTTTTGCCAAACCGAAGCTGGCAGGTCGTAATTTTTTCCGACAAAACGCAACTCATGCAGGCGTAA